The Corynebacterium confusum genome has a window encoding:
- a CDS encoding DEAD/DEAH box helicase: protein MSKFSEVLDQLRENQPKAKYGIAFEKLMVNYFKTDPTLKAQFDEVCRWTDWRYNGGTADTGIDLVARRVDDGTWMAIQCKFYASNARIQKSHLDSFFEASGHSFETENGSEYFGSRMIISTTDHWSSHAEAALANQMIPTSRIGISTIAESPINWDVAFPGSEVRDKNIQINLSQRETFEPRPHQQTAIDKAIEGFKTHDRGKLIMACGTGKTFTALRLAERVAEDNGGKARILFLVPSISLLSQTLKEWTAQGRLDMRAFAVCSDSKVSKKAEDIAVYDLEVPVSTDGEEITQRFASGKRAKGLNIVFSTYQSLPAVHEAQQQGLDDFDLVICDEAHRTTGITLAGEDASNFVRIHDAGYIRAAKRLYMTATPRLYDDAVKGKAAEHSAELTSMDDEGIYGPEFYRLGFGEAVDKGLLTDYKVLVMTVDESVAAEAMARSDDNQINLTTASAMIGAWNGLAKRSGELQGKKGGFEENAQPMQRAVAFAKDIKSSQLIADTYPSLIATHQELLKDKAVLNDVSLTNVDLRVAAQHVDGGMNAMERGTKLSWIESPADENESRMLTNARCLSEGVDVPALDAVVFFNPRNSMVDVVQSVGRVMRKSAGKDYGYIILPVAVPPNVSPSEALNDNQRFKVVWQILNALRAHDDRFNAKVNSIALNGSNAQDELPIDVKHVSGDKEKSDKEKLDGADNTKSPEAFDDATAMTQQIALFSLEQWQEAIYTKLVDKVGTRTYWEDWADDVATIAENQITRIKSLLEGADGTLRQEFDDFVEGLRNNLNDGITDDDAISMLSQHLITAPVFNALFENHDFITHNPVAQVMEKMVKALSKANLDTETESLEKFYESVRVRASEVTSASGKQQVIKELYERFFRKAFKKQAEALGIVYTPVEIVDFILRAADEVSQKHFGKGLSEEGVSILDPFAGTSTFMVRLLQSGLIKPEDLARKYANELFATEIMLLAYYVSAVNIETTYNALREEAAQRNGEPIPDYVPFTNIALADTFQIHEDGDIPDLNIFRENNATIERQKNAPINVVIGNPPYSAGQKSANDLNANQKYPSLDKRIAETYAEKSIATNKNSLYDSYLRAFRWATDRIGDQGVVAFVSNGGWIDGNTGDGVRLSMAEDFTDLYIFNLRGNARTAGEQRRKEAGNIFRDGGRTTIAVMVGVKDPAKSDFKLHYRDIGDYLTAEEKLGIVDASSIETIDWQTIEPNKEGDWLNQRSDDFGTWPVLGEKKGDSTTFFATFSAGLQTNRDAWVYATSKSELEMQIATLKDTYSQALATIQQGQKAKDFLQRNPRFVDPSCSKWSSSLESQLDRRLPLDCLGFITFGLYRPFCRKIVYFDSQLNHRRYQLPSMFPTPKHRNIGFVTVGAGESAEHAVLATDLLPDLHVIATSQYFPRFTWATVEAEDGGLFGEGSVAKQGEASIYGKVGEVVDGYVRVDNITDEIKALYRESLGADVTGDDIFHFVYGKLHDPGYRTKYAADLKKMLPHIETPSSRAEFDKFAAAGKELMDLHVNYESVEPWPLDIQVKGDESDRETWRVLKMKWVKRKDPETGKNVNDVTKLIYNKRVTIAGIPAEADEYLLGSRSAVAWLIDRYQVKKDKASGIVNDPNDWADEVGNPRYIVDLIGKVTRVAMETVRIVDGLVE from the coding sequence ATGTCAAAGTTCTCTGAGGTACTGGATCAACTGCGCGAAAATCAGCCGAAGGCAAAGTACGGTATTGCTTTTGAGAAACTGATGGTCAACTATTTCAAGACCGATCCCACGCTGAAAGCACAGTTTGATGAGGTTTGCCGGTGGACTGACTGGCGCTACAACGGTGGCACCGCTGATACCGGCATCGACCTAGTTGCCCGCCGCGTAGATGATGGCACGTGGATGGCCATCCAGTGCAAGTTCTACGCTTCCAATGCGCGTATCCAGAAATCTCATCTCGATTCCTTCTTTGAGGCCTCAGGGCATTCCTTTGAGACCGAAAACGGCAGCGAATACTTTGGCAGCCGCATGATTATCTCCACCACGGATCATTGGTCTTCACATGCGGAAGCGGCGTTGGCCAACCAGATGATCCCCACCAGCCGTATCGGAATTTCGACCATTGCCGAGTCCCCGATTAACTGGGATGTGGCGTTCCCGGGCTCTGAGGTCCGGGATAAAAATATCCAAATCAACCTTTCGCAGCGCGAAACTTTCGAGCCACGCCCGCACCAGCAAACCGCCATTGATAAGGCCATTGAGGGATTTAAGACCCATGACCGCGGCAAGCTCATCATGGCCTGTGGTACGGGTAAGACCTTCACCGCGCTGCGCCTAGCGGAGCGAGTCGCAGAAGACAATGGTGGCAAAGCCCGCATTCTGTTCCTCGTTCCTTCCATCTCCTTGTTGTCGCAGACACTAAAGGAGTGGACCGCTCAAGGCCGCCTAGACATGCGCGCCTTCGCGGTGTGCTCGGATTCGAAGGTTTCGAAGAAGGCGGAAGACATCGCGGTCTATGACCTCGAGGTTCCTGTATCTACGGACGGTGAGGAGATTACGCAGCGCTTTGCTTCTGGCAAGCGCGCTAAGGGTCTCAATATCGTCTTTTCAACGTACCAGTCCCTGCCGGCGGTCCACGAGGCCCAGCAGCAGGGTCTAGATGATTTTGATTTGGTCATCTGCGATGAGGCCCACCGCACCACCGGCATTACCTTGGCTGGTGAAGATGCCAGCAACTTTGTACGCATCCACGATGCCGGCTATATCAGGGCAGCAAAGCGCCTTTACATGACCGCCACACCAAGGCTTTATGACGATGCGGTAAAGGGCAAGGCAGCCGAGCACTCAGCCGAGCTGACCTCCATGGATGATGAGGGCATCTATGGCCCCGAGTTCTACCGCCTTGGTTTTGGGGAGGCAGTGGATAAGGGCTTATTGACTGATTACAAGGTTCTCGTCATGACGGTTGATGAGTCGGTGGCCGCGGAAGCGATGGCTCGCAGCGATGACAACCAGATAAACCTCACCACGGCTTCGGCGATGATCGGTGCTTGGAATGGTTTGGCCAAGCGCTCTGGTGAATTGCAGGGCAAGAAGGGCGGCTTTGAGGAAAACGCCCAGCCTATGCAGCGCGCTGTGGCCTTTGCCAAGGACATTAAGTCCTCACAGCTTATCGCGGATACTTATCCTTCGCTCATTGCCACCCACCAAGAGCTGCTCAAGGATAAGGCAGTGCTGAACGATGTCTCCTTGACCAACGTTGATCTGCGCGTTGCTGCACAGCACGTTGATGGCGGTATGAATGCCATGGAGCGTGGCACCAAGCTTTCCTGGATCGAATCCCCGGCGGATGAAAACGAAAGCCGCATGCTTACCAACGCCCGCTGTTTGTCCGAAGGCGTGGATGTGCCGGCGTTGGATGCGGTCGTTTTCTTTAACCCCCGCAACTCCATGGTGGACGTAGTCCAGTCCGTTGGTCGCGTGATGCGTAAATCTGCGGGCAAGGATTATGGTTACATCATCTTGCCGGTGGCGGTGCCGCCGAATGTTTCGCCTTCGGAAGCGCTTAACGATAATCAGCGCTTCAAGGTGGTCTGGCAGATCCTTAACGCGCTGCGCGCCCACGATGATCGCTTTAACGCCAAGGTGAATTCAATTGCGCTTAACGGATCGAATGCGCAAGATGAACTGCCCATTGACGTCAAGCACGTGTCTGGTGACAAAGAGAAAAGTGACAAAGAAAAGCTTGATGGGGCAGATAACACCAAGTCCCCTGAAGCATTTGACGATGCTACGGCCATGACGCAGCAGATTGCATTGTTCTCGTTAGAGCAATGGCAAGAGGCTATCTATACCAAGTTGGTGGATAAAGTCGGCACCCGCACTTACTGGGAAGATTGGGCCGACGACGTCGCCACCATTGCGGAGAATCAGATCACCCGCATTAAATCCCTGCTGGAAGGTGCGGATGGCACACTGCGCCAGGAATTTGATGACTTTGTCGAAGGCCTGCGTAACAACCTGAACGATGGCATCACCGATGACGATGCCATCTCGATGCTCTCGCAGCATCTGATTACAGCGCCGGTCTTCAATGCTCTGTTTGAAAACCATGACTTCATCACCCATAACCCCGTGGCACAGGTGATGGAGAAGATGGTCAAGGCTTTGTCCAAGGCGAACCTTGATACGGAAACGGAGTCTCTGGAGAAGTTTTACGAGTCCGTGCGCGTGCGTGCTTCTGAGGTGACCTCCGCTTCAGGCAAGCAGCAGGTGATTAAGGAACTGTACGAGCGCTTCTTCCGCAAGGCCTTCAAGAAACAAGCTGAGGCGCTCGGCATCGTCTACACCCCAGTGGAAATCGTGGACTTCATCCTGCGCGCCGCTGACGAGGTCTCCCAGAAGCACTTTGGCAAAGGACTAAGCGAAGAAGGCGTAAGTATCCTCGATCCCTTCGCGGGTACTTCGACGTTCATGGTCCGCTTGCTGCAATCGGGCCTCATCAAGCCGGAGGACCTCGCCCGTAAGTATGCTAACGAGCTTTTTGCCACGGAAATCATGCTGCTGGCCTACTACGTATCCGCCGTCAACATTGAGACCACCTACAACGCCCTGCGCGAGGAAGCCGCGCAGCGCAACGGGGAACCAATTCCGGACTACGTACCTTTTACCAACATCGCTCTGGCCGATACCTTCCAAATCCACGAAGACGGCGACATTCCGGACCTCAACATCTTCCGCGAAAACAACGCCACCATCGAGCGCCAAAAGAATGCACCCATCAACGTAGTTATTGGCAATCCGCCATATTCCGCCGGCCAAAAGTCCGCCAATGACCTGAACGCCAACCAAAAATATCCGAGCCTGGATAAGCGCATTGCGGAAACCTATGCGGAGAAATCCATAGCCACCAATAAGAACTCCTTGTACGACTCGTACCTGCGCGCTTTTAGGTGGGCCACCGACCGTATCGGCGACCAAGGCGTAGTAGCCTTCGTGTCCAATGGCGGATGGATAGACGGCAACACTGGCGACGGCGTGCGCTTATCGATGGCCGAGGATTTCACTGACCTTTACATTTTTAACTTGCGTGGAAATGCTCGAACTGCAGGCGAGCAGCGCCGCAAAGAAGCTGGCAACATTTTTCGGGATGGTGGCCGCACGACGATTGCAGTCATGGTCGGTGTCAAAGACCCAGCAAAGTCGGACTTTAAGCTGCACTATCGTGACATCGGCGACTATCTCACCGCTGAGGAGAAGCTTGGGATCGTTGACGCTTCCTCAATTGAAACCATTGACTGGCAGACTATCGAACCGAACAAAGAAGGTGACTGGCTGAACCAGCGTTCGGATGACTTTGGCACTTGGCCAGTGCTAGGGGAGAAGAAGGGCGATTCGACGACTTTCTTCGCCACGTTTTCTGCTGGGCTCCAGACGAATCGCGATGCGTGGGTTTATGCTACTTCGAAGTCAGAGCTCGAGATGCAAATTGCTACGTTGAAAGATACTTACTCTCAGGCTTTGGCAACAATTCAGCAAGGGCAGAAAGCAAAGGATTTCCTTCAGAGGAATCCACGGTTTGTTGATCCTAGCTGTAGCAAATGGTCATCAAGTCTGGAGAGCCAGTTGGATAGGCGATTACCTTTAGACTGCCTTGGTTTCATTACATTTGGCCTATACCGGCCATTTTGTCGGAAAATCGTTTATTTTGACAGTCAACTGAATCATCGACGCTATCAACTGCCGTCGATGTTCCCGACACCGAAGCATCGCAATATCGGCTTTGTAACTGTTGGCGCCGGAGAATCTGCTGAACATGCCGTGCTAGCGACAGACTTGTTGCCTGACCTTCATGTCATTGCCACTTCTCAATACTTCCCCCGATTCACCTGGGCTACCGTCGAGGCCGAGGATGGTGGGCTATTTGGTGAGGGGAGCGTCGCCAAGCAAGGCGAGGCTAGCATCTATGGCAAAGTAGGTGAGGTTGTTGATGGGTATGTGCGCGTAGACAACATCACTGATGAGATTAAGGCTTTGTATCGGGAGTCGTTGGGCGCTGATGTCACGGGTGATGACATCTTCCACTTTGTCTACGGCAAGCTGCATGATCCTGGCTATCGCACTAAGTATGCGGCGGATTTGAAGAAGATGCTGCCGCATATTGAAACGCCTTCCTCGCGTGCGGAGTTCGATAAGTTTGCTGCGGCTGGTAAAGAATTAATGGACCTGCACGTGAACTATGAGTCCGTGGAGCCCTGGCCGCTGGATATTCAGGTTAAGGGTGATGAGTCTGACCGTGAGACGTGGCGTGTACTCAAGATGAAGTGGGTCAAGCGCAAGGACCCGGAGACCGGCAAAAACGTCAATGACGTGACCAAGCTGATTTACAACAAGCGCGTGACGATTGCTGGCATCCCGGCGGAGGCGGATGAGTACCTGCTGGGTTCGCGCTCTGCGGTGGCGTGGTTGATTGACCGCTACCAGGTCAAGAAAGATAAGGCCTCCGGCATTGTCAATGACCCGAATGATTGGGCCGATGAGGTGGGCAATCCGCGCTACATCGTGGACCTAATTGGCAAGGTCACGCGCGTGGCGATGGAAACGGTACGCATTGTTGATGGGCTGGTAGAGTAA
- the purL gene encoding phosphoribosylformylglycinamidine synthase subunit PurL, translated as MTVHNDTVSQAQQDPDLEQPFRELGLKDDEYQRIKDILGRRPTDAELTMYSVMWSEHCSYKSSKTHLRYFGQTMTEEMGEKILAGIGENAGVVDIGDGNAVTFRVESHNHPSYVEPYQGAATGVGGIVRDIMAMGARPIAVMDQLRFGPADAADTKRVLPGVVEGIGGYGNCLGLPNIGGETVFDESYAGNPLVNALCVGTLKVEDLKLAFASGTGNKVMLFGSRTGLDGIGGVSVLASDTFEDGAERKLPAVQVGDPFAEKVLIECCLDLYHAGVVVGIQDLGGAGLACATSELAASGDGGMEVNLDNVPLRAQNMTAAEILASESQERMCAVVAPENVERFREICAHWDVTCAEIGEVTTGKHLVIRHQGEVVVDAPAGTIADEAPVYERPYARPEWQDELQKYQGTDKRGLVESLQKLVASPSLCSRDFIMNQYDRYVRGNTVQSHHADAGVLRIDEETGRGVAVSADASGRYTKLDPNMGARLALAEAYRNVAVTGAKPVAITNCLNYGSPENPDVMWQFRESVHGLADAAVELSIPVSGGNVSFYNQTGEEPILPTPVVGVLGVIDDVHKAIGNELGTVDEKEVLIALGETKDEFGGSIWQQVSAEGANKDSLNGLPPQVDMANEKRLAEFFHGNELLTAAHDLSEGGLAVAAFEMAKRAGATADGAGLGLNLDLSAVHEDEFVAAFSESASRVLVATTADRAEQVLARAGELDIPAAIVGETTETGALTLGGESVAISQLVSAWSATLPDLFDHAVGANSVVE; from the coding sequence ATGACCGTACACAATGACACCGTCTCCCAGGCCCAGCAGGACCCGGACCTGGAACAGCCCTTCCGCGAGCTGGGGCTCAAGGACGACGAATACCAGCGCATCAAGGACATCCTGGGGCGTAGGCCGACCGATGCCGAGCTGACCATGTACTCCGTGATGTGGTCGGAGCACTGCTCCTACAAGTCCTCGAAGACGCACCTGCGCTACTTCGGCCAGACCATGACCGAAGAGATGGGGGAGAAGATCCTCGCCGGTATCGGTGAGAACGCCGGCGTGGTCGACATCGGGGACGGCAACGCGGTGACCTTCCGCGTGGAATCCCACAACCACCCGTCGTACGTCGAGCCCTACCAGGGCGCGGCCACCGGCGTGGGCGGGATCGTCCGCGACATTATGGCCATGGGCGCGCGCCCCATCGCGGTGATGGACCAGCTGCGCTTCGGCCCAGCCGATGCCGCGGATACCAAGCGCGTCCTGCCGGGCGTCGTCGAAGGCATCGGCGGCTACGGCAACTGCCTGGGTCTTCCCAATATTGGGGGCGAGACCGTCTTTGATGAGTCCTACGCTGGTAACCCGCTGGTCAACGCCCTGTGCGTGGGCACGCTGAAGGTCGAGGACCTGAAGCTGGCCTTCGCCTCTGGCACCGGCAACAAGGTCATGCTGTTCGGCTCCCGCACGGGTCTGGACGGCATCGGCGGCGTGTCCGTGCTGGCGTCGGACACCTTCGAGGACGGCGCGGAGCGCAAGCTGCCGGCCGTCCAGGTGGGCGACCCGTTCGCGGAGAAGGTTCTCATCGAGTGCTGCCTGGACCTCTACCACGCCGGCGTGGTCGTAGGCATCCAGGACTTGGGCGGCGCCGGCTTGGCCTGCGCCACCTCGGAGCTTGCGGCCTCCGGCGATGGCGGCATGGAGGTCAACCTCGATAATGTGCCGCTGCGCGCGCAGAATATGACCGCGGCCGAGATCCTCGCCTCCGAGTCCCAGGAGCGCATGTGTGCGGTCGTAGCCCCGGAAAACGTGGAGCGCTTCCGTGAGATCTGCGCGCACTGGGACGTCACCTGCGCCGAGATTGGTGAGGTCACCACCGGCAAGCACCTGGTCATCCGCCACCAGGGCGAGGTCGTCGTGGACGCCCCGGCCGGCACCATCGCCGACGAGGCCCCGGTCTACGAGCGCCCCTATGCCCGCCCGGAGTGGCAGGACGAGCTGCAGAAGTACCAGGGCACTGACAAGCGTGGCCTGGTGGAATCCCTGCAGAAGCTTGTGGCTTCCCCGTCGCTGTGCTCGCGCGATTTCATTATGAATCAATATGACCGCTACGTGCGCGGCAATACCGTCCAGTCCCACCATGCGGATGCCGGTGTGCTGCGCATCGATGAGGAGACCGGCCGCGGCGTGGCCGTGTCTGCCGACGCCTCCGGCCGCTACACCAAGCTGGATCCGAACATGGGCGCGCGCCTCGCGCTGGCGGAGGCTTATCGCAACGTCGCCGTCACCGGCGCTAAACCCGTCGCGATTACCAACTGCTTGAACTACGGCTCCCCGGAAAACCCTGACGTGATGTGGCAGTTCCGCGAGTCGGTGCATGGGCTTGCCGACGCCGCCGTGGAGCTTTCCATCCCCGTCTCCGGCGGCAATGTCTCCTTCTACAACCAGACCGGCGAGGAGCCGATCCTGCCTACCCCGGTGGTGGGCGTGCTGGGCGTTATCGATGACGTGCACAAGGCCATTGGCAATGAGCTCGGCACCGTGGACGAAAAGGAAGTTCTTATCGCCCTGGGCGAGACCAAGGACGAGTTCGGCGGCTCCATCTGGCAACAGGTCAGCGCAGAAGGCGCCAATAAGGACAGTCTCAATGGCCTGCCACCGCAGGTGGATATGGCCAACGAGAAGCGCCTGGCCGAGTTCTTCCATGGCAATGAGCTGCTTACCGCCGCACACGATCTGTCCGAGGGTGGCCTAGCAGTGGCTGCTTTTGAGATGGCTAAGCGTGCAGGTGCTACTGCCGACGGCGCCGGCCTCGGCCTCAACCTGGACCTTTCCGCAGTCCACGAGGATGAGTTCGTCGCGGCCTTCTCCGAATCCGCCTCCCGCGTGCTCGTAGCCACCACCGCTGACCGCGCCGAGCAGGTGCTTGCCCGCGCCGGCGAGCTGGACATCCCAGCCGCCATCGTGGGTGAGACCACCGAAACCGGTGCGCTTACCCTCGGCGGCGAGTCCGTCGCCATCTCCCAGCTAGTCTCCGCTTGGTCCGCCACCCTGCCGGACCTCTTCGACCATGCCGTGGGCGCTAACTCCGTGGTGGAGTAA
- the purQ gene encoding phosphoribosylformylglycinamidine synthase subunit PurQ, with product MSAKIGVITFPGTLDDVDAARAARRAGAEVENLWHADADLRGVDAVVVPGGFSYGDYLRSGAISALAPVMRSVIDAAHKGMPVLGICNGFQILTEAGLLPGALTRNQGLHFHCTDTYLEVANAQTAWTTEFDAGQRILIPAKHGEGRFQAAAETVEELEKEGRVVFRYTDNYNGSVNAIAGITNETGRVVGLMPHPEHAIDPLTGPSTDGLGLFASAINTVTAAV from the coding sequence GTGTCCGCCAAGATCGGAGTAATTACCTTCCCTGGCACGCTCGACGACGTTGACGCGGCCCGCGCCGCGCGCCGGGCCGGCGCCGAGGTGGAAAACCTCTGGCACGCTGACGCCGACCTGCGCGGCGTGGACGCGGTCGTGGTCCCCGGTGGCTTTTCCTACGGCGACTACCTGCGCTCCGGGGCGATTTCCGCCCTCGCGCCCGTCATGCGCTCGGTCATCGACGCCGCCCACAAGGGCATGCCGGTGCTGGGCATTTGCAACGGCTTCCAGATCCTGACCGAAGCCGGACTGCTGCCCGGGGCACTGACCCGCAACCAGGGGCTGCACTTCCACTGCACCGACACCTACCTGGAGGTCGCGAACGCGCAGACCGCCTGGACCACCGAATTTGACGCCGGCCAGCGGATCCTCATCCCGGCTAAACACGGAGAGGGCCGTTTCCAGGCCGCCGCGGAGACCGTCGAGGAGCTGGAGAAGGAAGGCCGCGTGGTCTTCCGCTACACGGACAACTACAACGGGTCCGTCAACGCGATTGCCGGTATTACCAACGAGACCGGCCGGGTCGTGGGGCTTATGCCGCACCCCGAGCACGCCATCGATCCGCTTACCGGGCCGTCCACCGACGGCCTGGGTCTTTTTGCATCCGCTATCAACACCGTGACGGCCGCAGTTTAG
- the purS gene encoding phosphoribosylformylglycinamidine synthase subunit PurS → MARVVVNVMPKAEILDPQGQAVVRALGRIGVEGVSDVRQGKRFELEVADSVTAEELEKVAATLLANTVIEDYEVTGLEVK, encoded by the coding sequence ATGGCTCGTGTAGTTGTCAATGTCATGCCGAAGGCCGAGATTCTGGATCCGCAGGGGCAAGCTGTTGTCCGCGCGCTGGGTCGAATTGGGGTTGAAGGGGTCAGCGATGTCCGCCAGGGCAAGCGCTTCGAGCTGGAGGTCGCGGACTCCGTGACGGCCGAGGAACTGGAGAAGGTCGCGGCCACCCTGCTGGCCAACACCGTCATCGAGGACTACGAGGTCACCGGGCTGGAGGTCAAGTAG